A DNA window from Mycolicibacter terrae contains the following coding sequences:
- a CDS encoding neutral zinc metallopeptidase: MTTRTLVGAACLLLALTGCADSTPTVVAGRAVSMLYDPGRVGGLPTADGPSGPRGDVPPVSARVGNSDGGQIDRLSLWAIDDIEDFWTQHYGDSLSGQFTPVSTLISYDSTDPNTPQVCGGDVYHLPNAMYCRRADTMAWDRAKFMPTARKYFGDMAINGTLAHEYGHALQAMAHTVHPLTRTLVREQQADCFAGVYLQWVAAGRSSRAQLSTGDGLNHVLAGLIVIRDPVSTPENPVSVSDEHGTALDRVGAFQTGFDNGAEMCAEIDMGEIRKRRGNLPRSLFDSENPQSDLTIDEQVLSTLMEQLGQIFGLSRPPALATSGKCPSGHQPDPVAYCPETNSVVVDMPGLQEMSAPTDQSTLGMPQGDNTGLSAVTSRYALAVQREREVGLESATAALRTACLTGVAQRRMAEPMTLSSGPGLTLAGGDLDEAVTGLLMNGVVASDVDDNTVPAGFTRILAFRSGLHGDIDGCFERFP, from the coding sequence ATGACCACCAGAACGCTTGTCGGCGCGGCCTGCCTGCTGCTGGCGTTGACCGGCTGCGCGGACAGCACGCCCACGGTGGTTGCCGGGCGGGCGGTGTCGATGCTGTACGACCCGGGCAGGGTCGGCGGATTGCCCACCGCCGACGGTCCCAGCGGCCCGCGCGGTGACGTCCCGCCCGTCAGCGCCAGGGTGGGTAACAGCGACGGCGGCCAGATCGACCGGTTGTCGCTGTGGGCGATCGACGACATCGAGGACTTCTGGACGCAGCACTACGGCGATTCCCTGAGCGGACAGTTCACGCCGGTGTCGACGCTGATCTCCTATGACTCCACCGACCCCAACACTCCCCAGGTGTGCGGCGGCGATGTCTACCACCTCCCGAACGCGATGTACTGCCGCCGGGCCGACACCATGGCCTGGGACCGGGCCAAGTTCATGCCGACGGCCCGAAAGTACTTCGGCGACATGGCGATCAACGGAACACTGGCCCACGAATACGGACACGCTCTGCAGGCCATGGCCCACACCGTGCACCCGCTGACCCGAACCCTGGTACGCGAACAGCAGGCCGACTGCTTCGCCGGGGTGTACCTGCAATGGGTGGCGGCGGGCAGATCCTCACGCGCGCAGTTGAGCACCGGCGACGGACTCAACCATGTGCTGGCCGGGCTGATCGTCATCCGCGACCCCGTCTCGACGCCCGAGAACCCGGTGTCGGTCTCCGACGAGCACGGCACCGCGCTGGACCGGGTCGGCGCCTTCCAGACCGGCTTCGACAACGGCGCGGAGATGTGCGCCGAGATCGACATGGGCGAGATCCGCAAGCGCCGCGGGAATCTGCCACGCTCCCTGTTCGATTCGGAGAACCCGCAAAGCGACCTCACCATCGACGAGCAGGTCTTGTCGACACTGATGGAGCAGCTGGGGCAGATCTTCGGCTTGTCGCGCCCACCGGCCCTGGCCACGTCGGGCAAGTGCCCCAGCGGCCACCAGCCCGATCCGGTGGCCTACTGCCCGGAGACCAACAGCGTCGTCGTCGACATGCCCGGCCTGCAGGAGATGAGCGCACCGACGGATCAGTCGACGCTGGGTATGCCGCAAGGTGACAACACCGGCTTGTCGGCCGTCACGTCGCGGTATGCGCTTGCGGTGCAACGCGAACGCGAGGTCGGACTGGAGTCGGCGACGGCGGCACTGCGAACGGCCTGTCTGACCGGGGTGGCCCAGCGCCGGATGGCCGAGCCGATGACGTTGTCCTCGGGACCGGGTCTGACGCTGGCCGGCGGCGACCTGGACGAGGCGGTCACCGGCCTGCTGATGAACGGCGTGGTCGCCAGCGACGTCGACGACAACACCGTGCCGGCCGGCTTCACCCGGATCCTGGCGTTCCGTTCGGGACTGCACGGCGATATCGACGGATGCTTCGAGCGGTTCCCGTGA
- a CDS encoding NUDIX domain-containing protein has translation MAKRSAGLLLYRPGADGAVEVLIAHPGGPFWARKDDGAWSIPKGEQPDGEDPWVTARREFVEEIGLDPPEGERLDLGVVHQAGGKVVTVFAVRGDLDVTDAHSNTFELEWPPRSGKLREFPEVDRVGWFPVARARTKLLAGQRPVLDRLLDHLSASSSEP, from the coding sequence GTGGCCAAGCGCAGCGCCGGGTTGCTGCTGTACCGGCCGGGCGCCGACGGCGCCGTCGAGGTGCTGATCGCCCACCCCGGCGGGCCGTTCTGGGCGCGCAAGGACGACGGGGCGTGGTCGATCCCCAAGGGCGAGCAACCCGACGGCGAGGACCCGTGGGTCACCGCGCGCCGGGAGTTCGTCGAGGAGATCGGCCTGGACCCGCCCGAGGGTGAGCGGCTGGATCTCGGTGTGGTGCACCAGGCCGGCGGAAAGGTGGTCACGGTGTTCGCCGTGCGCGGCGACCTGGACGTCACCGACGCGCACAGCAACACCTTCGAACTGGAGTGGCCGCCGCGGTCAGGGAAACTGCGGGAGTTCCCCGAGGTCGACCGGGTCGGCTGGTTTCCCGTTGCCCGAGCCCGCACCAAGCTGCTGGCCGGGCAGCGGCCCGTCCTCGACCGGCTGCTGGATCACCTGAGCGCCAGCAGTTCTGAGCCCTAA
- a CDS encoding putative glycolipid-binding domain-containing protein, with translation MSAAPSGSWPAILTWRAPDVPRMESVRVQLSGNRVRANGRIVAAATENHPAFSAYYDLQTDESGATKRLGLTVTVAERDRQLVIARDEENMWLITDARGQSRAGYDGALDVDVVFSPFFNALPIRRARLHERTAAVTLPTVYLWLPEMSVVAAAASYSSTETGITILTPGTDPAGTTITVDDDGFVIDYPGLAARI, from the coding sequence GTGAGCGCAGCCCCGTCCGGCTCGTGGCCGGCGATCCTGACCTGGCGGGCGCCCGACGTCCCGCGGATGGAGTCGGTGCGGGTGCAGTTGTCCGGCAACCGGGTCAGGGCCAACGGCCGGATCGTTGCGGCGGCCACCGAGAACCACCCGGCGTTCAGCGCCTACTACGACCTGCAGACCGACGAGTCCGGGGCCACCAAGCGGCTGGGTCTGACCGTCACCGTCGCCGAACGCGACCGCCAGTTGGTGATCGCCCGCGACGAAGAGAACATGTGGCTGATCACCGACGCCCGCGGCCAGTCCCGCGCCGGGTATGACGGGGCGTTGGACGTCGACGTGGTGTTCAGCCCGTTCTTCAACGCGCTGCCGATCCGGCGGGCCCGGCTGCATGAGCGGACGGCAGCGGTCACCCTTCCGACGGTCTACCTGTGGCTGCCGGAGATGTCGGTGGTCGCCGCGGCTGCCAGCTACAGCAGCACCGAGACCGGCATCACGATCCTCACCCCGGGCACCGACCCCGCCGGCACCACCATCACCGTCGACGACGACGGGTTCGTCATCGACTATCCAGGGTTGGCAGCGCGGATCTGA
- a CDS encoding prephenate dehydrogenase, which produces MCVLGLGLIGGSVLRAAAAAGRVAFGYNRSADGMKAAVADGFDATTELETALTRAAETGALIVLAVPVPALPALLVQIRRLAPECPLTDVTSVKQPVLDDVTAAGLQARFVGGHPMAGTAHSGWPAGHAELFEGAPWVISVDDHVDPTVFSTVLELILDCGSVAVPARSEEHDAAAAAISHLPHLLAEALAVTAADVPLAFALAAGSFRDGTRVAGTAPDLVRAMCEANWLQLLPVLERAIALLADARDSLSAADSVAELVTHGHAARTRYDNFPRHEIVTVVVGERDWRRALAAAGRAGGVIRSALPTLDSR; this is translated from the coding sequence GTGTGCGTATTGGGGCTCGGCCTGATAGGCGGTTCGGTGCTGCGCGCTGCCGCCGCGGCGGGCCGGGTGGCCTTCGGCTACAACCGGTCGGCGGACGGGATGAAGGCCGCGGTCGCCGACGGCTTCGACGCCACCACCGAGCTGGAGACGGCACTGACCCGGGCCGCGGAAACCGGCGCGCTGATCGTGCTGGCCGTCCCGGTGCCGGCGTTGCCGGCGCTGCTGGTCCAGATTCGCCGGCTCGCTCCCGAGTGCCCGCTGACCGACGTCACCAGCGTCAAGCAGCCGGTACTCGACGACGTCACCGCCGCCGGACTGCAGGCCCGCTTCGTCGGCGGGCACCCGATGGCCGGCACCGCGCACTCCGGCTGGCCGGCCGGGCACGCCGAGCTGTTCGAGGGCGCACCCTGGGTGATCAGCGTCGACGACCACGTGGACCCGACGGTGTTCTCGACCGTGCTGGAGCTGATTCTGGACTGCGGCTCGGTCGCGGTGCCGGCCCGCTCCGAGGAGCACGACGCGGCCGCGGCCGCGATCTCGCACCTGCCGCACCTGCTGGCCGAGGCGCTGGCCGTCACCGCCGCGGACGTGCCGCTGGCGTTCGCGCTGGCCGCCGGGTCGTTCCGGGACGGCACCCGGGTCGCCGGGACGGCCCCGGACCTGGTCCGGGCGATGTGCGAGGCCAACTGGCTGCAACTGTTGCCGGTGCTCGAGCGCGCCATCGCGCTGCTGGCCGACGCCCGGGATTCGCTGTCGGCCGCCGATTCGGTCGCCGAACTGGTCACTCACGGGCATGCAGCCCGCACCCGCTACGACAACTTCCCGCGCCACGAGATCGTCACGGTCGTCGTGGGCGAGCGCGACTGGCGCCGGGCCCTGGCCGCCGCCGGCCGGGCCGGCGGGGTGATCAGATCCGCGCTGCCAACCCTGGATAGTCGATGA
- a CDS encoding LapA family protein — protein sequence MSSEPTVPADPSRGESAAPPESAGMPFTRAGALWSALIAGFLVLIVLLVFVTQNTGPVELRFLAWQWSLPLGVAILLAAVCGGLVTALAGTARIFQLRRAAKKTLAARR from the coding sequence ATGAGCAGCGAACCCACCGTGCCAGCCGACCCGTCGCGGGGCGAATCCGCTGCACCGCCCGAATCGGCCGGGATGCCGTTCACCCGCGCCGGCGCGCTGTGGAGCGCGTTGATCGCCGGTTTTCTGGTTCTGATCGTGTTGCTGGTGTTCGTCACCCAGAACACCGGACCGGTCGAACTGAGGTTCCTGGCCTGGCAGTGGAGCCTGCCGCTGGGGGTGGCGATCCTGCTGGCGGCGGTCTGCGGCGGGCTGGTCACCGCGCTGGCCGGCACCGCGCGGATCTTCCAGCTGCGCCGCGCCGCCAAGAAGACCCTGGCGGCCAGGCGCTAA
- a CDS encoding tRNA adenosine deaminase-associated protein produces the protein MGAQGASAQGRPADTLDGFGVAVVREDGKWRCTSMRAAALTSLSTAETELRELRSAGAVFGLLNVDDEFFVIIRPGPAGTRLLLSDATAALDYDLADEVLDKLDADIDAEDLEDSEPFEEGDLGLLSDIGLPAAVLGVILDESDLAVDEQLHRIASEMGFDEQLSAALPRRHR, from the coding sequence ATGGGAGCACAGGGCGCGTCCGCACAGGGCCGGCCGGCGGATACGCTGGACGGCTTCGGGGTGGCTGTTGTGCGTGAAGACGGCAAGTGGCGTTGCACGTCGATGCGTGCCGCGGCACTGACCAGTCTGTCGACGGCGGAGACGGAACTACGTGAGTTGCGCAGCGCAGGCGCGGTTTTCGGTCTGCTCAACGTCGATGACGAATTCTTCGTGATCATCCGCCCGGGGCCGGCCGGCACCCGGTTGCTGCTGTCGGATGCGACGGCCGCGCTGGATTACGACCTCGCCGACGAGGTGCTCGACAAGTTGGACGCCGACATCGACGCCGAAGACCTGGAGGACTCCGAGCCGTTCGAAGAGGGCGATCTGGGCCTGCTGTCCGATATCGGGCTGCCGGCCGCGGTGCTCGGCGTCATCCTCGACGAGTCCGATCTGGCCGTCGACGAGCAACTGCACCGGATCGCCAGCGAGATGGGGTTCGACGAGCAGCTCTCGGCGGCGTTGCCGCGACGCCATCGGTGA
- a CDS encoding histidine phosphatase family protein, protein MQLLLIRHALPLRSDYGQGSDPELSEIGHQQAQRLPDALARHPITRLVSSPQRRAVQTAEPLAAQRELAIDIDERFAEYDRDLAGYLPIEQLRTERPQDWARMAQGHLPADVDEAAFVARVAAALADVVADADPDDTVAVFSHGGVINVVLHQILGTRRLLSFPIDYVSITRLLYSRSGQAAVASTNGTEHVWDLLPRNQSRLPGNDASDAAG, encoded by the coding sequence GTGCAGTTGCTGCTAATCCGCCACGCGCTGCCGCTGCGCAGCGACTACGGCCAGGGCTCCGACCCCGAGCTGTCCGAGATCGGCCACCAGCAGGCCCAGCGTCTGCCCGACGCGCTGGCGCGGCACCCGATCACCCGGCTGGTCAGCAGCCCGCAGCGCCGGGCGGTGCAGACCGCCGAACCGCTGGCCGCCCAGCGCGAGCTGGCCATCGACATCGATGAGCGGTTCGCCGAGTACGACCGCGACCTGGCCGGCTATCTGCCCATCGAGCAACTGCGCACCGAGCGGCCGCAGGACTGGGCCCGGATGGCGCAGGGGCATCTGCCCGCCGACGTCGACGAGGCCGCGTTTGTGGCGCGGGTGGCCGCCGCCCTCGCCGATGTGGTGGCCGACGCCGACCCCGACGACACGGTCGCGGTGTTCAGCCACGGCGGCGTCATCAACGTGGTGCTGCACCAGATCCTGGGCACCCGGAGGCTGTTGTCGTTTCCGATCGACTACGTGTCGATCACGCGGTTGTTGTACTCCCGATCCGGACAGGCCGCGGTGGCGTCGACCAACGGCACCGAGCACGTCTGGGATTTGTTGCCGCGTAATCAATCGCGGTTGCCCGGCAACGACGCCTCCGACGCGGCGGGTTAG
- a CDS encoding DUF4333 domain-containing protein — MVLTGAAVTAALTLAVLLTLALRGVVGGSGPVELDVAHAQDGVRRVLTDPVNGYGRDKVGDVRCNNGVNPRVRKGTSFTCTVTVGGAPRQVLVEFTDDAGTYAVDRPR, encoded by the coding sequence ATGGTTCTGACCGGGGCCGCTGTCACCGCAGCGTTGACCCTGGCTGTGCTGCTGACGCTGGCGCTGCGCGGCGTCGTCGGCGGCTCGGGACCGGTCGAACTGGACGTCGCCCACGCCCAAGACGGGGTCCGCCGGGTGCTCACCGACCCGGTCAACGGCTACGGGCGCGACAAGGTCGGCGACGTCCGATGCAACAACGGGGTCAACCCGAGGGTCCGCAAGGGGACCAGTTTCACCTGCACGGTCACCGTCGGCGGCGCCCCGCGCCAGGTACTGGTGGAGTTCACCGACGACGCGGGGACCTACGCGGTGGACCGGCCGCGCTGA
- a CDS encoding WS/DGAT/MGAT family O-acyltransferase — MQLMSPLDSVFLLAESREHPMHVGGLMLFEPPEGAGLEFVGEIYQGLLGARDLQPAFRKRPATLLGGIANVGWAFDDDVDVEYHVRRSALPVPGRVRDLLELTSLLHGSLLDRHRPLWEAHLVEGLADGRFAVYVKIHHSLIDGVSLLRLLRRTLSVDPREADLRTPWSLAPPSRPRPDAPSRLRGLAGMVKDIAALGPSTVKLARSALLEQQLTLPFEAPRTMLNVKIGGARRCAAQSWPVERVIAIKRAAGVTVNDVVLAMCAGALRAYLDEQRALPEHPLVAMVPVSLRGEADADAGGNMVGTILCNLATDLADPAQRLETISESMRSNKKVFSQLPRAQALALSAANMAPLALTALPGFVSAAPPPFNIVISNVPGPAEPLYWRGARLDGNYPLSIALDGQALNMTVVSNAGNLDFGLVGCRRSVPHLQRLLRHLDTSLQELEHAVGV; from the coding sequence ATGCAGCTGATGTCGCCGCTCGATTCGGTCTTCCTATTGGCCGAGAGCCGCGAGCATCCCATGCATGTCGGTGGCCTGATGCTGTTCGAGCCCCCGGAGGGGGCCGGTCTGGAATTCGTCGGCGAGATCTACCAGGGGTTGCTGGGCGCCCGTGATCTGCAGCCCGCGTTCCGTAAACGGCCGGCGACCCTGCTGGGCGGGATCGCCAACGTGGGGTGGGCCTTCGACGACGATGTCGATGTCGAGTACCACGTGCGGCGTTCGGCGCTGCCCGTTCCCGGCCGGGTCCGCGACCTGCTGGAGTTGACGTCGCTGTTGCACGGCAGCCTGCTCGACCGGCACCGCCCGCTGTGGGAGGCGCACCTGGTGGAGGGCCTGGCCGACGGCCGGTTCGCGGTGTACGTCAAGATCCACCACAGCCTGATCGACGGCGTCTCGCTGCTGCGGCTACTGCGCCGCACGTTGTCGGTCGATCCGCGGGAGGCGGACCTGCGCACCCCGTGGTCCCTGGCGCCGCCGTCGCGACCGCGCCCCGATGCTCCGTCCCGGCTGCGGGGGTTGGCCGGAATGGTCAAAGATATTGCGGCCCTGGGCCCGTCGACGGTGAAGCTGGCGCGGTCGGCACTGCTGGAACAGCAGCTGACCCTGCCGTTCGAAGCGCCGCGCACCATGCTCAACGTCAAGATCGGCGGGGCCCGCCGGTGCGCGGCGCAGTCCTGGCCGGTGGAACGCGTCATCGCGATCAAACGGGCCGCCGGGGTGACCGTCAACGATGTGGTGCTGGCGATGTGCGCCGGGGCGCTGCGCGCCTACCTCGACGAGCAGCGCGCCCTGCCGGAGCATCCGCTGGTGGCGATGGTCCCGGTGAGCCTGCGCGGGGAAGCCGACGCCGATGCCGGCGGCAACATGGTCGGCACCATCTTGTGCAACCTGGCCACTGACCTGGCCGACCCGGCGCAGCGGCTCGAGACCATCAGCGAGTCGATGCGCAGCAACAAGAAGGTGTTCAGCCAGTTGCCGCGCGCTCAGGCGTTGGCGCTGTCGGCGGCCAACATGGCGCCGCTGGCATTGACAGCCCTCCCCGGCTTCGTCTCGGCGGCGCCTCCGCCGTTCAACATCGTCATCTCCAACGTGCCCGGGCCGGCCGAGCCGCTGTACTGGCGGGGCGCCCGGCTGGACGGCAACTACCCGCTGTCGATCGCCCTGGACGGGCAGGCGCTGAACATGACCGTGGTCAGCAACGCCGGCAACCTCGACTTCGGGCTGGTCGGCTGCCGTCGCTCGGTTCCGCACCTGCAGCGTCTGCTGCGGCACCTGGACACCTCGCTGCAGGAACTGGAACACGCCGTGGGTGTGTGA
- a CDS encoding alkyl/aryl-sulfatase gives MEHRPVSAAVEAAHHEHLTTLPFGDTTDFEDADRGFLAALEPCVITADDGHVVWDNDSYGFLAGDPPTSVHPALWRQSQLAAKQGLYEVVAGIYQVRGLDISNVTFVEGDTGVIVIDPLICTEVAAAALGLYRAHRGGDRPVTAVIYTHSHVDHFGGVLGVTSQADVDAGRVAVIAPEGFIDHVVAENVYAGTAMLRRAGYMYGTMLARGPYGQVGCGLGQNTSTGEVAVIVPTVTISHTGETHVVDGVRIEFQMAPGSEAPAEMHFYFPQLRALCMAENATHTQHNLLTLRGALVRDPRAWAGYLTEAIDTFAGRSDVVFASHHWPIWGADRIAEYLALQRDLYAYLHDQTLRLLNQGYTGTEIAERFLLPPALERAWHARGYYGSVSHNVKAVYQRYLGWFDGNPARLWPHPPEALATRYTTALGGLDRVVELAGKAFDDGDFRWAATLLDHAVFTDTDHAGARRLYADTLEQLAYGSENATWRNFFLSGATELRSGVFGTPVQVTSMALLSQLSPEQLFDSLAIRVDGPRAWNLELALDVSFADSGVNYRLTLRNGVLVHRKVPADPHSADATVTAATKAALLGALLGNGTPDITGDQSAWPKLRGVLDTVDPGFNIVTP, from the coding sequence ATGGAGCACCGGCCGGTCAGCGCGGCGGTCGAGGCCGCGCACCACGAGCACCTGACCACGCTGCCCTTCGGGGACACAACGGATTTCGAGGATGCCGACCGGGGTTTCCTCGCCGCGCTGGAGCCGTGCGTCATCACCGCCGACGACGGCCACGTGGTGTGGGACAACGACAGCTACGGCTTTCTGGCCGGTGACCCCCCGACCTCGGTGCACCCCGCCCTGTGGCGCCAATCCCAGCTGGCGGCCAAGCAGGGCCTCTACGAAGTCGTCGCGGGTATCTACCAGGTCCGCGGCCTCGACATCTCCAACGTCACCTTCGTCGAGGGCGACACCGGCGTCATCGTCATCGATCCGCTGATCTGCACCGAGGTCGCCGCGGCCGCGCTGGGGCTCTACCGCGCCCACCGCGGCGGTGACCGCCCCGTCACCGCGGTCATCTACACGCACAGTCACGTCGATCATTTCGGTGGCGTGCTGGGCGTCACCTCGCAGGCCGACGTCGACGCCGGGCGGGTCGCCGTCATCGCCCCGGAGGGCTTCATCGACCATGTGGTGGCCGAAAACGTCTATGCCGGCACCGCGATGCTGCGGCGCGCCGGCTACATGTACGGCACCATGCTGGCGCGGGGCCCCTACGGGCAGGTCGGCTGCGGGCTGGGCCAGAACACCTCGACCGGGGAGGTGGCCGTCATCGTCCCGACCGTCACCATCTCCCACACCGGTGAGACCCATGTCGTCGACGGGGTGCGCATCGAGTTCCAGATGGCCCCCGGCAGCGAGGCGCCGGCCGAGATGCATTTCTACTTCCCGCAATTGCGGGCGTTGTGCATGGCCGAGAACGCCACCCACACCCAGCACAATCTGCTGACGCTGCGCGGCGCGCTGGTGCGCGACCCACGTGCCTGGGCGGGGTACCTCACCGAGGCCATCGACACTTTCGCCGGGCGATCCGACGTCGTCTTCGCCTCGCACCACTGGCCGATCTGGGGTGCCGATCGTATCGCGGAATACCTTGCGCTGCAACGGGATCTGTACGCCTATCTGCATGATCAGACGCTGCGGCTGCTGAACCAGGGCTACACCGGGACCGAGATCGCCGAGCGGTTCCTGCTGCCCCCGGCGCTGGAACGCGCCTGGCACGCCCGCGGCTATTACGGCTCGGTGAGCCACAACGTCAAGGCCGTCTACCAGCGTTACCTGGGCTGGTTCGACGGTAACCCGGCCCGGCTGTGGCCGCACCCGCCGGAGGCGTTGGCCACCCGCTATACAACGGCCCTGGGTGGGCTGGACCGCGTCGTCGAGCTGGCCGGGAAAGCGTTCGACGACGGTGATTTCCGTTGGGCGGCAACACTGCTCGACCACGCGGTGTTCACCGATACCGACCATGCCGGCGCGCGTCGGCTCTACGCCGACACGCTCGAGCAACTGGCCTACGGCTCGGAGAACGCCACCTGGCGCAACTTCTTCCTCTCCGGTGCCACCGAATTACGCAGCGGAGTGTTCGGCACCCCCGTGCAGGTCACCTCGATGGCGCTGCTGTCGCAGCTCAGCCCCGAGCAGCTCTTCGACAGCCTGGCGATCCGGGTCGACGGGCCACGCGCCTGGAACCTCGAACTGGCCCTGGACGTCTCGTTCGCCGACAGCGGCGTCAACTACCGCCTCACCCTGCGCAACGGTGTGCTGGTCCACCGGAAGGTTCCCGCGGACCCGCACAGCGCGGACGCCACCGTCACCGCGGCCACCAAGGCGGCGCTGCTGGGGGCGCTGCTGGGCAACGGGACACCGGACATCACCGGTGATCAGTCGGCGTGGCCGAAACTGCGGGGCGTGCTCGACACCGTCGATCCGGGTTTCAACATCGTCACCCCGTGA
- a CDS encoding nucleoside deaminase: MTGSPTDEDLIRAALTAAGQAGPRDVPVGAVVVGPDGTVLARAANAREALGDPTAHAEMLAIRDAAAVLGDGWRLTGATLAVTLEPCTMCAGALVAARVARLVFGAFEPKTGAVGSLWDVVRDRRLNHRPEVRGGVLAQECAAPLEEFFARQRLG, encoded by the coding sequence GTGACCGGTTCGCCCACCGACGAGGACCTGATCCGCGCCGCATTGACGGCTGCCGGGCAGGCCGGTCCGCGGGATGTTCCGGTGGGTGCGGTGGTGGTCGGTCCTGACGGCACCGTGCTGGCCCGGGCCGCCAACGCCCGCGAAGCCCTCGGCGACCCGACCGCGCACGCCGAGATGCTGGCGATCCGCGACGCCGCCGCGGTGCTCGGCGACGGCTGGCGGCTGACCGGGGCCACCCTGGCGGTCACCCTGGAGCCGTGCACCATGTGCGCGGGGGCGCTGGTGGCCGCCCGGGTGGCGCGGCTGGTGTTCGGGGCCTTCGAGCCCAAGACCGGGGCGGTCGGCTCCCTGTGGGACGTGGTGCGCGACCGCCGGCTCAACCACCGCCCGGAGGTCCGCGGCGGGGTGCTGGCCCAGGAGTGTGCTGCACCACTGGAGGAGTTCTTCGCCCGGCAGCGATTGGGATGA
- a CDS encoding Rv3717 family N-acetylmuramoyl-L-alanine amidase, with protein MATIAGAPTAPAESDIAGKTVFLDPGHSGANDSSIARLVPNGRGGTKPCQTSGTAAEDGYPEHSLSWDVTTRIRAALDQRGVHTELSRGDDTSPAACIDARAAAANAARPDAIVSIHADGGPASGRGFHVNYSSPPLNDAQSGPAVRLAGDIRDSLAAAGIPESNYLGADGLYGRSDLAGLNLAEYPAVLVELGNMRNADDAALLESPDGRARYAAAVTAGIIAFLGR; from the coding sequence GTGGCGACAATCGCCGGTGCGCCCACCGCGCCCGCGGAGTCCGATATCGCCGGCAAGACGGTGTTTCTGGACCCGGGCCACAGCGGCGCCAACGATTCCTCGATCGCCCGGCTGGTGCCCAATGGACGCGGCGGCACCAAACCGTGCCAGACCAGCGGGACCGCCGCCGAGGACGGCTACCCCGAGCACAGCCTCAGCTGGGATGTGACCACCCGGATTCGCGCGGCGCTGGACCAACGGGGCGTGCATACCGAGCTCTCCCGTGGCGACGACACCTCGCCGGCCGCGTGCATCGACGCGCGGGCCGCCGCGGCCAACGCCGCGCGCCCGGATGCGATCGTGTCGATTCACGCCGACGGCGGGCCGGCGTCGGGTCGCGGCTTTCACGTCAACTACTCCAGCCCTCCGCTCAATGACGCCCAATCCGGGCCGGCGGTGCGGCTGGCCGGTGACATCCGGGACTCCCTGGCGGCCGCCGGCATCCCCGAGTCCAACTACCTCGGCGCCGACGGGCTCTACGGCCGGTCGGATCTGGCCGGGCTGAATCTGGCCGAATATCCGGCTGTGCTGGTCGAACTGGGCAATATGCGCAATGCCGACGACGCGGCGCTGCTGGAGAGCCCCGACGGGCGCGCCCGGTACGCCGCGGCCGTCACCGCTGGGATCATCGCGTTCCTCGGCAGGTGA